One Fibrobacter sp. UBA4297 DNA window includes the following coding sequences:
- a CDS encoding M6 family metalloprotease domain-containing protein has product MIGSLAGAASAWAVKAAPFLISSTQPDGSVVQIRKVGNEHFNYTLTGEDSVLVVRDSAGYWNYADEDGKKTGMRVHAKSKRGKKEHDFLKKRNSRQILDKFRENRLKKLQEKREQEASRPMMLQSSTDDPQMANEWGGWGGWGGWTEPPSNTGSPMRPALNSVRKEGDVRGLVILVQFSDIKFKRDNANEEYLNYLNQEGYSNYNMSGSVRDFFIVNSNGKYRPTFDVVGPITLKGNRDSYGALVDSRNMATGAVYAVSEAMDKLVAENFDFTPYDSDNDRVVDFVYMIYAGVGSADTDVQSAIWPHSYNVQKRLTRNMSMNRYACSPEIDGQAYMYRKTTDALNGIGTFCHEFSHVLGLQDHYDVTVNETGKKVRYTPGPWDLMDAGSYNCPQNYNRTTSCSPANLSIFEKFSLGWLEPRRLEISDTTFVLKKVLENDGLVLTSSNDKEYYMLDFRMREGFDKGLPNQGLLIWHINYDQYAWSYNNVNSSDPMRVDLIEADGRADAYTVTYDAFPSNRVNGFNGFVTWSGDSLGLEIYDIKIVDDHVEFKTRGNRVSPVSSSSSAKSSSSSAKSSSSSLKTSSSSAKSSSSSAKSSSSETESASSNTPIQGTSSSSESGASAFGEKSSSSAADIQNSSSSEGFMELTKPVFASSVKFFVKNKVLRIEAKLNGNKTVRLFDANGALLMTKAFDGESCEIHMDALLKNSLVFATLERGGRLVKSYKVRVN; this is encoded by the coding sequence TTGATTGGGTCGTTGGCCGGTGCAGCATCTGCATGGGCTGTAAAAGCAGCACCTTTTTTAATCAGTTCAACGCAGCCGGATGGCTCTGTCGTGCAGATTCGAAAGGTCGGTAACGAGCATTTTAACTATACCCTTACGGGTGAAGATAGCGTGCTTGTAGTTCGCGATTCCGCGGGTTACTGGAACTATGCCGATGAAGATGGAAAAAAGACTGGCATGAGGGTCCATGCTAAGTCGAAACGCGGCAAAAAAGAACATGACTTCCTTAAAAAACGCAATTCTCGCCAAATTCTCGACAAATTCCGCGAAAATCGTCTGAAAAAGCTCCAGGAAAAGCGTGAACAGGAGGCTTCTAGACCCATGATGCTTCAGTCTTCTACAGATGATCCGCAAATGGCTAATGAATGGGGCGGCTGGGGTGGCTGGGGCGGTTGGACCGAACCGCCTTCTAATACAGGCTCTCCGATGCGGCCTGCCTTGAATTCCGTCCGCAAAGAAGGTGACGTTCGTGGACTTGTCATTCTAGTGCAGTTTAGCGACATCAAGTTCAAGAGGGACAACGCCAACGAAGAATACCTGAACTACTTGAATCAGGAAGGTTATTCCAATTACAACATGAGCGGGAGCGTTAGAGATTTCTTTATCGTAAACTCGAACGGAAAGTACCGCCCGACCTTTGATGTCGTTGGCCCGATAACGCTTAAGGGGAACCGTGATTCGTATGGAGCGCTTGTTGATTCTCGCAATATGGCTACGGGCGCGGTTTATGCCGTAAGCGAAGCGATGGACAAGCTTGTTGCCGAAAACTTTGATTTTACGCCGTATGATAGCGATAACGACAGAGTTGTAGATTTTGTCTACATGATTTATGCTGGAGTGGGTTCGGCAGATACGGATGTGCAGTCTGCGATTTGGCCGCATTCCTATAATGTCCAGAAGCGCCTTACCCGTAACATGTCCATGAACCGTTATGCCTGTTCCCCTGAAATTGATGGCCAAGCCTACATGTATCGCAAGACTACGGATGCACTGAACGGCATAGGGACTTTTTGCCATGAGTTTAGCCATGTGCTTGGCCTTCAGGACCATTACGATGTGACCGTAAACGAAACTGGGAAAAAAGTTCGCTACACGCCGGGGCCGTGGGATTTGATGGATGCTGGTTCCTATAACTGTCCGCAGAACTACAACAGGACCACATCGTGCTCGCCTGCGAATTTGTCTATATTTGAAAAGTTTAGCTTGGGCTGGCTTGAACCGCGCCGTCTGGAAATTTCGGATACGACTTTTGTTCTGAAAAAAGTCCTGGAAAACGATGGCCTTGTATTGACTTCGAGTAACGATAAAGAATATTACATGCTCGATTTCCGTATGCGGGAAGGCTTTGATAAAGGACTTCCGAATCAGGGCTTGCTCATTTGGCATATCAATTACGATCAATATGCCTGGTCTTATAACAATGTCAATTCGTCCGATCCGATGCGAGTGGACTTGATTGAAGCCGATGGGCGTGCGGACGCTTACACGGTTACTTACGATGCGTTCCCGTCAAATCGCGTCAATGGATTTAATGGCTTTGTGACTTGGAGCGGCGATAGCCTTGGACTTGAAATTTACGATATCAAGATTGTTGATGACCATGTAGAATTTAAAACGCGCGGAAACCGAGTCTCTCCGGTGTCTTCGTCAAGTTCTGCAAAGTCCTCGTCCAGCTCCGCTAAGTCTTCATCGAGTTCGTTGAAAACCTCATCGAGTTCTGCGAAATCGTCGTCCAGCTCAGCTAAGTCTTCTTCGAGTGAGACTGAATCGGCTTCTAGCAATACCCCAATACAGGGGACATCGAGCAGTTCAGAATCCGGTGCAAGCGCGTTTGGTGAAAAGAGTTCTTCGAGTGCTGCTGATATCCAAAACAGTTCTTCGTCTGAAGGTTTTATGGAATTGACAAAGCCGGTATTTGCCTCCTCCGTGAAATTCTTTGTAAAGAATAAGGTTCTGAGGATTGAAGCTAAATTGAATGGCAATAAGACTGTTCGCCTGTTTGATGCCAATGGAGCCCTTCTGATGACAAAGGCTTTTGATGGCGAATCCTGCGAAATTCACATGGACGCATTGTTGAAAAATTCGCTAGTCTTTGCAACACTGGAACGTGGCGGAAGGCTTGTGAAATCGTACAAAGTTCGCGTGAACTAA
- a CDS encoding tRNA modification GTPase, translating to MDSQTIVAPMTPAGVSAVAAIRVSGSKVREVVRLLFGESAIKNLKPREAKLATARDYRTMVGEDRATALVIDSLLYIFFEGPNSYTGEDVLELYPHGNPIIVRELIQVIKSVDGVRLAEPGEYTRRAFLNGRMDLVQAESVADVIHSANRDELKNAHRLLGGALSKKVKTLTEQVMDISARLELDVDFSEEEADPDYATWGVKISAIRESVESILKSFKGKAAVSRLPLAVLYGAPNAGKSSLVNALLGEDRILVSSIPGTTRDFVEVRLFLDGGEIRLVDTAGIADKATDALDALSMEKSKEILAEADMKILVVDGSLGERLETKDERGECCGDACVPIAEPTGLGTKCKDESCASCHPERNEVESKDLHPDFVVISKSDLLDERRVTRDERGESIRISSKTGEGLADLKRAMNAALFKKTENSEDLWITSEREKTCLEEALAGIDRALNLIRTNPAVELLAFEMQLVRRSLQSITGEISSEDVLQQIFAGFCIGK from the coding sequence ATGGATTCTCAGACGATTGTTGCTCCGATGACGCCTGCGGGCGTGAGTGCCGTTGCCGCTATCCGCGTGAGCGGCTCGAAGGTGCGCGAAGTGGTGCGCCTCTTGTTTGGCGAATCGGCAATCAAGAATTTGAAGCCTCGCGAAGCTAAACTTGCGACCGCTAGGGATTACCGTACGATGGTCGGCGAAGACCGCGCAACAGCATTGGTCATCGATAGCCTCCTCTACATCTTTTTTGAAGGTCCGAATTCCTATACCGGCGAAGACGTGCTGGAACTTTACCCGCACGGAAACCCGATTATCGTCCGTGAACTGATTCAGGTTATCAAGAGCGTCGATGGCGTGCGCTTGGCAGAACCGGGTGAATACACGCGCCGTGCTTTCTTGAACGGCCGTATGGACTTGGTACAGGCGGAATCTGTGGCGGATGTCATCCACAGCGCAAACCGAGACGAACTCAAGAACGCCCATCGCTTGCTTGGCGGTGCGCTCTCGAAAAAAGTCAAGACGCTCACGGAGCAGGTCATGGACATTTCGGCGCGCCTCGAACTGGACGTCGATTTCTCCGAAGAAGAAGCCGACCCGGATTATGCGACTTGGGGCGTGAAAATTTCTGCGATTCGCGAAAGCGTAGAATCCATCTTGAAAAGTTTTAAGGGCAAGGCGGCGGTCAGCCGTTTGCCGCTCGCAGTTCTGTACGGCGCTCCGAATGCGGGCAAGTCTAGCCTTGTCAATGCGCTCCTCGGCGAAGACCGTATTCTCGTGAGCAGCATCCCTGGCACGACCCGCGACTTTGTCGAAGTCCGCTTGTTTTTAGATGGTGGCGAAATCCGCCTTGTCGATACTGCCGGTATCGCAGACAAGGCGACCGACGCTCTCGATGCACTAAGCATGGAAAAGAGCAAGGAAATCCTCGCCGAAGCGGACATGAAGATTCTCGTGGTGGACGGAAGTTTAGGCGAAAGGCTAGAGACGAAAGACGAAAGAGGCGAATGCTGCGGGGATGCTTGTGTACCCATAGCTGAGCCGACAGGTCTTGGCACGAAGTGCAAAGACGAAAGTTGCGCATCTTGTCATCCTGAGCGAAACGAAGTGGAGTCGAAGGATCTCCATCCGGATTTTGTCGTCATTTCGAAGAGTGATTTATTAGACGAAAGACGAGTGACGAGAGACGAAAGAGGCGAGAGCATTCGCATTTCCTCCAAAACTGGTGAGGGCCTTGCGGATCTCAAGCGCGCCATGAACGCCGCCCTTTTCAAAAAAACAGAAAATTCCGAAGACCTCTGGATTACGAGCGAGCGCGAAAAGACCTGCCTCGAAGAAGCTCTTGCGGGCATCGACCGTGCGCTGAACCTTATCCGCACGAATCCGGCGGTGGAACTTTTGGCTTTCGAAATGCAACTGGTGCGCCGTTCGCTCCAGAGCATAACGGGCGAAATCTCGTCCGAAGACGTTTTACAACAAATATTTGCGGGGTTCTGCATTGGGAAATAG
- a CDS encoding GRP family sugar transporter produces the protein MGNSYVGLVLAVFAFGTYMVPLKAWSKFSSWAYLSCMALGMFIGQLCISFATDSFRFLPVGILCGFLWVCAGAFCFWAVKAEQDLTGAGVRSMGVSILASFVTGVLIFSESTLLYFSIPAILLLLFGLSRLAPPQGNVFRNWRSLLGGLIFGLFLIPYKFAEVPILEFMSSFSLGIFISAELLVAILSIKRRALFEYGLAPSVTSMFMGVLWVIGQHGCFWAIDSNGALGYAVGYPLTQLNLLVNLLWGVVVFHEYPTKPERIKLAIAVSVIICGGALLALSKM, from the coding sequence TTGGGAAATAGTTACGTTGGTCTCGTCCTTGCCGTCTTTGCGTTCGGCACTTACATGGTCCCTCTCAAGGCTTGGTCCAAGTTTTCGTCATGGGCATACCTCTCTTGCATGGCCTTGGGCATGTTCATCGGCCAGCTTTGCATTTCGTTTGCGACGGACTCGTTCCGCTTCTTGCCGGTCGGTATCCTTTGCGGATTCCTTTGGGTTTGCGCAGGCGCGTTCTGCTTCTGGGCGGTCAAGGCTGAACAGGACTTGACTGGTGCTGGTGTGCGCTCAATGGGCGTGAGTATCCTTGCCTCGTTTGTGACGGGCGTGCTCATTTTCTCGGAATCGACCTTGCTTTATTTCTCGATCCCGGCAATCCTTCTTTTGCTTTTTGGCCTAAGTAGGCTAGCTCCTCCTCAGGGCAATGTCTTTAGAAATTGGCGCTCGCTTTTGGGCGGTCTCATCTTTGGGCTCTTCCTCATTCCTTACAAGTTTGCAGAAGTCCCTATACTCGAGTTCATGAGTTCTTTTTCGTTAGGCATTTTTATTTCTGCAGAACTCTTGGTTGCAATTTTGAGTATAAAGCGCCGTGCTCTTTTTGAATATGGCCTTGCGCCGTCTGTGACGTCTATGTTTATGGGTGTCCTCTGGGTCATTGGGCAACATGGCTGTTTTTGGGCGATTGATTCAAACGGAGCCTTGGGCTATGCCGTTGGCTATCCGCTTACGCAGTTAAACCTTTTGGTGAACTTGCTTTGGGGGGTGGTTGTTTTCCACGAGTACCCGACAAAACCGGAGCGAATTAAGCTTGCTATAGCGGTTTCTGTCATTATTTGCGGTGGCGCCTTGCTTGCGCTATCTAAAATGTAA